A section of the Primulina eburnea isolate SZY01 chromosome 1, ASM2296580v1, whole genome shotgun sequence genome encodes:
- the LOC140806628 gene encoding uncharacterized protein: MEVADFMIQGKARNWWKHVLAILVQQHGQICWEHFRQAFINNHFLPAFRQAKEMELVTIKQGDLKIEDYQKRFTDLLPYAPHISENSAAKYSHFLMVWTRRFLIGFLSVMILLRTKGLVNRCRQAEISIARRKAMQASKSSSSLGPRGVHSFGRKKMQCGHCGGNHTTENCRRATGACFNCGGFGHMKRDCPNLENQSGGGGSMTGSYSGKQSEATVQQKGFPAQGSRRGGISQGSQQRPRVQGQVFALNQEQADEHNERVIAASMFVKKHKLPYVSLDVLLSVSTAMGQEAMEDFDCIMGIDLLTKYRATVDCYQRLVQFRPERDENWFFFGEGERPPVPVVSAVKAQWALEKGGEGYLIYAVDVSKDVIDVKNIPVFDEFPDVFPDEIPGFPREREVEAEIELVSGTCTYLQSAL; the protein is encoded by the exons ATGGAGGTAGCCGATTTCATGATCCAAGGAAAAGCTCGGAACTGGTGGAAACATGTTCTTGCCATTCTAGTTCAGCAGCATGGGCAGATTTGTTGGGAACATTTCCGTCAGGCCTTCATCAATAATCACTTTCTGCCAGCTTTTCGCCAGGCAAAGGAGATGGAACTGGTGACCATTAAGCAAGGAGATTTGAAGATTGAGGATTATCAAAAGCGTTTTACGGATCTGTTGCCGTACGCTCCTCACATCAGTGAGAATTCTGCAGCAAAATATTCTCACTTTTTGATGGTTtggaccaggagatttttgatcgggttTCTCTCTGTGatgatcctacttcgtacgaaaGGATTAGTGAATCgttgtcgtcaagcagagatcagtatTGCTAGGAGGAAGGCTATGCAAGCTAGCAAAAGTTCTAGTTCGTTGGGACCAAGgg gagtacACAGCTTTGGCAGGAAAAAGATGCAATGTGGCCACTGCGGAGGTAATCACACGACGGAGAATTGTCGAAGAGCAACAGGTGCATGTTTCAATTGTGGTGGTTTTGGTCACATGAAGAGGGATTGCCCTAATTTGGAGAATCAGAGTGGAGGCGGAGGTTCTATGACAGGGTCTTATAGTGGAAAACAGTCTGAGGCCACTGTGCAACAGAAAGGTTTTCCTGCTCAAGGTTCTCGTCGTGGAGGAATATCGCAAGGATCTCAGCAACGCCCACGAGTTCAGGGGCAAGTGTTTGCCTTAAACCAAGAGCAAGCTGATGAGCATAATGAGagagtcattgcag CATCAATGTTTGTTAAGAAGCATAAACTACCCTACGTGTCATTAGATGTTTTGTTGTCGGTGTCTACAGCGATGGGACAAGAG GCTATggaagatttcgattgtattatgGGAATCGACCTATTGACTAAGTATAGAGCGACAGTAGATTGTTATCAACGTCTCGTTCAGTTTCGTCCAGAAAGAGACGAGAATTGGTTCTTCTTTGGTGAGGGAGAACGACCTCCAGTGCCAGTAGTGTCTGCTGTAAAGGCACAATGGGCTTTAGAAAAAGGAGGAGAAGGATACCTCATTTATGCTGTTGACGTATCAAAGGATGTAATCGACGTGAAGAACATTCCAGTTTTcgatgaatttcctgatgttttccccgaTGAAATTCCTGGATTTCCTCGAGAGAGGGAAGTGGAAGCGGAGATAGAGTTGGTATCAGGAACCTGCACCTATCTCCAGAGCGCCTTATAG